A region from the Microcella frigidaquae genome encodes:
- a CDS encoding NDP-hexose 2,3-dehydratase family protein, whose product MTSDSDELVRWLGEVAADADLRIEALRLGDSADWALRDGAIRHRTDRFFRVVGVRTPEGDQPLLEQREIGTLGFLLRGDARREVLVHAKVEPGNVGGAQLAPTVQATASNADRVHGGQPPPFSREFASDAVRERSRVLGSEQGTRFAGKLNANVIADAVRALDNGPTHRWLAVDALLELLDHDWLVNTDARSVLVTADWADLVGRAPFTRRRDDWSARLAASLAAPADTDAVRDALAAARRAAGVAHPVALDLLEGWVLDDEGVSPRGAGAFRVRQVAVHCRGREVERWDQPIVDSAGEGLVELWVDDRGPHPLFGLTAVAEPGLLDRVELTATVVRPPGVRRPEPQRGGADAVIATVRQSDEGGRFLHDASRYTLLRVAEPERAPAGTHWLSLGQLVPLLRSGRTLTNEARSALSLLLPWL is encoded by the coding sequence GTGACCTCCGACAGCGACGAGCTCGTTCGCTGGTTGGGCGAGGTGGCGGCCGACGCCGACCTCCGGATCGAAGCCCTCCGTCTCGGCGACAGCGCCGACTGGGCGCTGCGCGACGGAGCGATCCGGCACCGTACCGACCGGTTCTTCCGGGTCGTCGGCGTGCGCACCCCGGAGGGCGACCAGCCGTTGCTCGAGCAGCGCGAGATCGGCACCCTCGGGTTCCTGCTGCGCGGGGATGCCCGCCGTGAGGTGCTCGTGCACGCCAAGGTCGAGCCGGGCAACGTCGGCGGCGCTCAGCTCGCGCCCACGGTGCAGGCCACCGCGAGCAACGCCGACCGCGTGCACGGCGGGCAGCCGCCGCCCTTCAGCCGCGAGTTCGCCTCTGACGCGGTGCGCGAGCGGTCGCGGGTGCTCGGCAGCGAGCAGGGCACCCGGTTCGCCGGCAAGCTCAACGCCAACGTGATCGCCGACGCGGTGCGGGCGCTCGACAACGGCCCGACCCACCGGTGGCTGGCGGTCGACGCCCTGCTCGAGCTGCTCGACCACGACTGGCTCGTCAACACCGACGCGCGCTCAGTGCTCGTCACCGCCGACTGGGCGGACCTCGTCGGCCGCGCTCCCTTCACCCGCCGGCGCGACGACTGGAGCGCGCGCTTGGCCGCCTCGCTCGCCGCCCCCGCCGACACCGACGCGGTTCGGGATGCCCTCGCCGCGGCACGGCGGGCGGCCGGTGTGGCGCATCCGGTCGCGCTCGACCTGCTCGAGGGCTGGGTGCTGGACGACGAGGGGGTGTCGCCGCGCGGTGCCGGCGCCTTCCGCGTGCGGCAGGTGGCCGTGCACTGCCGCGGTCGCGAGGTCGAGCGCTGGGACCAGCCCATCGTCGACAGCGCGGGGGAGGGGCTCGTCGAGCTGTGGGTCGATGACCGCGGCCCGCATCCGCTGTTCGGGCTCACCGCCGTCGCCGAGCCGGGTCTGCTCGACCGGGTCGAGCTCACGGCGACCGTCGTGCGCCCGCCGGGAGTGCGCCGCCCCGAGCCGCAGCGGGGCGGCGCCGATGCGGTGATCGCCACCGTGCGGCAGTCCGACGAGGGCGGGCGGTTCCTGCACGATGCCAGCCGCTACACCCTGCTGCGGGTCGCCGAGCCTGAGCGGGCTCCGGCCGGCACGCACTGGCTGAGCCTCGGCCAGCTCGTTCCGCTGCTGCGGTCGGGGCGCACGCTCACCAACGAGGCGCGCAGCGCGCTCTCGCTGCTGCTGCCGTGGCTGTGA